TTGATACTGCTTTCAATGTTGTCTGGGGCATCAGCACCGATTGAGCTCACCATAATAAAGTGCTTAACCTTGGCATCTACCGCATAATTAATCGCTTTAACAGCTGCCCATAAATCTATCAGTAAGGTTTTATCAGCACCCGTAGCGCCGCCAGAACCCGCGCTAAAAATCACTTGTTCAACCCCTTCGAAGGCACGACTAAAATCGTTTTCGAGGTCTTGTTCTACAATCGTTAAATGACTACTTTCAAGCGCACTTAGCTTTCTTTTATCTCGAACTAGAGCCACTACGTCATGGCCACTTGCTAGCATTTTTTCGGTGGTCATTTTACCTATTTGGCCCGTTGCGCCAATGATTAAGGTCTTCATATCAAACTCCTTCTAATTGCTGTGTAAGTAAAGACCTTGGGGTGAGGAATTATTTTTAAAGGGGTACAAGCAAGCTTTGAATAAAAAAGTATTATTTGGCATAGTATTGAATTAGGTACAAATTTAATTAAAAGGACTTAAAGTGAAAATATATTCCAATCTTTTGGTGGTGTTAACATTAGCATTTTGCAATGCGGTATCTGCCAATCAATGGCTATCACCTTATCCAAATAGTGAGGTTGAAAAGTCGGTTAAGCTTAGTGGCGAGCAGACACAATTAATGAGCCAGTTTGATGGCAGTAAAAAGTCAGCAGAGCGATTTAGTTACACAGACTTTATAGGCGATGTAAACCACACTTTGTACGAAATAAGCAATATTGCCACTCTCAAAGTATTTGAAAACTATAAACACGCTTTACTCACCGATGGTTTTAATATTGTTTACTCTTGCCAGCTAGATGCTTGCGGTGACAGTAGTGATTTTGCAGAGGAAGTCGGTTACTTTCAGCTCTATAATTATCATCGTAAGCCATATTATCTTCTTGCCACTAAAGGTGAAAAGCCTGAGTTTGCCGTGTCGTTATTTGTTGGCCAGTACAACAGTAAAACGCGTGTTATGAGTAGCTCAATTGCGATTAAAGAGCTTGAAACAGGTCTAATAAAAGCCAATACAGCTGCTTTTGCAAAACAGCAATCAAATCCAGTTTCCAAAGCACCTAAAGACGATATTAGAGGCTCAAGCGATCACCCATTACTTAGCCGTTATCCAGGTAGTTTTATTGAAGCCTATGAGCAAATTGATTACGAAGAATTTTCACTACCAACCGGAATATTCAACCGTAAAAACAAAGCGCTACCTGCTGAAGATGTGACAGGCGATATCACTCGTATTACTTATGAGATTAGAAAAGTATCAACCCTTAAGGTTTTTCATAACTATTTGTCTGCCTTAACAAAAGAAGGCTTTGAAACGGTATTTAGTTGCGAACGTCAAGCATGTGGTGACGACCGTAAGGCAATACAAGCACTTGGTGATCACTTGTCGGTAAAACAAGTTTATAACTATTATCGTCAGCCGCGTTATCAGTTAATGAAAAGCACCATAGAAAGTCAAACAACCTTTGTCGCATTTTTTGTGGGTAATTACCAAGGCACTACGCGAGTGCAGCTTGTTATAATTAGAACAGAGCCTTTACAAGGAGATTTAGTTAAAACCAATCCGGACCAGGTGTTAAAGCAGCTCGAGCAAAAAGGTAAAGCAGCCATTTATGGCATTTACTTTGACCATGATAAATCAGACATTAAGCCAGAGTCAGCGGAGTCATTAAAAGTGATTGCGGATGTTTTAAATAAAAATAACAGCTTAAACTTGTACGTTGTTGGTCATACTGATGATAAAGGGAGCCCAGAATATAATTTAGGGTTGTCATCTAAGCGAGCAAAAGCGGTTGTTAAAGCGCTAGTGAGTCAATATGGCATTAAAGAATCGCGTTTAATTGGTTATGGTGTAGGCCCTTATGCGCCAGCTGCTAATAATAAAAATGATTTGGGTCGTCAGCTAAACCGACGCGTAGAGCTAGTTGAGCGATTAAGTAATTAACAATCAAAAGGGGCTTTTTAGCCCCTTTAAATTTTATTACGAATTAGGTCGCGAACAATAAAGCGAGCAGGGTGAATTGCCTGACTCACGCGTTCGCTAAATGGTCTTGGTTCATTGTTTAAACAAGCAATTAAATGCTCAGCACACAAGGGGGCACTGCACAGGCCTCTTGCGCCAAAGCCAGTGAGTACATGCAAGCCTTGGTGAGGTTTCGTTAACGTTTGGTACTGATAACGTTTACCTACTCTTAAATTAGCAAACGCACTTACATAATCACTTTGTTCAGCCCATTCGCCTGCCATAGGTAAATGGTCAATGAAGGTGCACCTTACAGCTGCTTTCGCTCCCGATATTTCACCTAAGCTATTAGCAAACTCGCAGTTGGGGTAAAAGTTTAATAGTTGTTCTCGATTAGTGTGGTTGTCTTGCTCTTTAACTTCACGGCTTTTTGAATTTTTTTCAAAGGTTGCGCCCATGCAATGATGGCCCTGATATTCAGGAGTAAAATAGCCTTTGTGGCAAAGCACGGTCTTAAGGCGTTTTGACTGCTCGCTTGCTTGCACATGCGAGACTTGGCCGCGCACACCAACAACAGGTAAAGCTTGAGTTTGGCTAAACTGGTCACTGTGTTCACCTGCACAATTAATCACATCGCTAAATGGTCCGAATGTTTGCTCTTTGCTGTGTAGTAACCAGCCGTCAGCGGTTTTTTCGAGCTTTTCAATATGGCAATTAAAGTGACTGTCCATTTTATTATTGGTAGTCGCAGTTAACGAATTTGCCGCATTAAATAATGCTGTAACCAGTGCTGGTGGATTTACCCAGCCACCTTTTGCAAAGAATACACCTGAGTAACCCGTTTCTACACCGGCAATTTCATCACCTTCTTCGGCGCTTACATTACGCATTAATTCTGCTGGCCAAAGTTCTTTATCTGCAAGGTTTTGATGTTTATCAGCTAGGCCTTGTTTAACCGCATGTTGTAATACACCACACCACTGGTGAGGGTAGTTAAAACCATCATCAAGTAATTGTTGGTAAAGACGCATCGCATATAAAAAGCTATGGGCGAACATTTCACTGTGTGGTGAATTTTTCGCTTGTAAATGCGGATACACAGCCCCTTGTACATTGTGAGAAGCGCCCATGGCAAGCGCTTCGTCTTGGCAAAAAAGCGTGGCTTTTAGGCCTCTTTTTGCTAGTGAATACAGTACACTGCTACTGGCAATACCACCGCCAATAACAGCCACATTACTCAGTTTACTTTGCTGATGAGCAAAATACGCAGGCCCTGACTGTTGCTCATTAGGCTCAGTGAGCTCGCCAATCAGCATTTCGCGCTTTTTACCATACCCTTTTGCTTTACTCATGCTAAAGCCTGCTTCGATGAGTCCTCTTCTGACAAAGCCTGCGGCAGTGAAAGTGGCGAGTGTGGCATTTGCTCTTGAGATAGCACGCATCTTGTTGAACAAACTCTGTTGCCACATATCTGGGTTTTTACTTGGTGCAAAGCCGTCTAAATACCACGCATCAATAACTCCTTCACTTGGATAGCTCATGGCATCAATGCTGTCTTGCACGTCACCAAAATAAAGGTCGAGTATTAGTTTGCCGCCTGCAAATTCAAGGCGATGACAGCCGGCCAAATTAATTGGGTATTGAGCAATTAGTTGCTCACTATACTTGCTTAAACTAGGCCAGGCTTTGAGTGCTTGAGCAAGGTCATCACGCTTAATAGGAAATTTTTCAAAAGAGATAAAGTGCAGGCGGGTAACACTTTTTTTACCACTATGGTCGGGTTGATTTTGAACTTCTTGCTCTGCATGCTGCCTATCAAGGTGAGCAGCAAAGTGCTGCCAGGTATTTAAAAAGTTAAGCCCTGTACCAAAGCCGGTTTCAGCAATCGCAAAGTGGTTACGGTCATGATTTTGTAATCGTTGCGGGATATGGTTTTGTTGATAAAACACATAATGTGATTCGGCTAAGCCATCGTCATTAGAGAAATAAACATCGTCAAACTGATCGGCGACAGGGGTACCAAGGTGATTAAAATGAATATGTGCGTTTTTGATCATGGTTTAACTAATTAACTACAAACTTTTTTCATTATTTTACGTGTTTTCTTTGAAATAGTCTGGCGTTATTTATAAGCTAGACATTCAGAGTACATGTGTACGCTAGAAAGCTGACCACTTCGAAAGTAATTTCAGCGTAAAATAGAACACAATTTAGTATAGAGCTAAGGTAATTACCCATGAGAAGAGCCGTTATTACGGGCATCGGTGTTGTTTCAAGCATCGGTAACAACAAAGAAGAAGTATTAGAATCATTAAAACAAGGCCGTAGTGGTATCGCGTTCAACCAAGAGTTTGCTGACTACAACCTACGTAGTAACGTATCTGGCAAAATCGATATTGATGTTAAAGAGTTTGTTGATCGTAAAGCAATGCGCTTTATGGGCGATGCTGCTGCATACGCTTATATCTCAATGTCGCAAGCGATTGCAGATGCTGGCCTTAGTGAAGATCAAGTTTCAAACGAGCGCACTGGTTTATTAGTGGGTTCAGGTGGTGGTTCATCTAAATGGCAAGTTGAAGCGGCTGACATTTTACGTGAAAAAGGCGTAAAACGTGTTGGTCCTTACATGGTACCACGTACTATGGCGAGTACGACTTCGGCGTGTCTTGCAACACCATTTAAAATTAAAGGTGTTAACTACTCACTGAGTTCTGCATGTGCGACATCTGCACACTGTATCGGTCACGCGGTTGAGCAAATTCAACTAGGCAAGCAAGACGTAATCTTTGCAGGTGGTGGTGAAGAGCTTCACTGGACGCTAGCAATGGAATTCGATGCAATGGGTGCATTGTCTACTAAGTACAATGAAACACCAGAGAAAGCATCACGTACATACGATGCAAACCGTGACGGTTTCGTTATCTCTGGTGGTGGCGGTATCGTTGTTGTTGAAGAGCTTGAGCATGCACTTGCTCGTGGCGCGCACATTTATGCAGAAATCACTGGTTACGGTGCAACGTCTGACGGCTACGACATGGTAGCTCCATCAGGTGAAGGCGCTGTACGTTGTATGAAGCAAGCAATGCAAGATCTTGAAGGCGGTATTGATTACTTAAATACTCACGGTACTTCAACACCTGTTGGTGATGTGAAAGAGCTTGGCGCTATTCAAGAAGTATTTGGTGGTAACTCGCCAATGATCAGTGCAACCAAAGCGATGACAGGTCACGCTCTAGGTGCAGCAGGCGTTCATGAAGCAATCTTCTCGCTATTAATGCTTGAGAATAACTTTGTTGCTCCATCTATCAACATTGATGAACTAGATGAGCAAGCTGAAGGTCTAAATATTGTAACTGAGCGTAAAGACGTTGAACTAAATACAGTTATGTCTAACAGCTTCGGTTTCGGTGGCACTAACGCCACATTAGTAATGAGCAAATATAAAGGTTAAACCTCTCCAGTATTTGCTTAAAGCCGAGCAATAGCTCGGCTTTTTCATTTGTTATAAAGTCTTAGTTGTTACCTATCCGAATACTGATAAATTCGCTACAATAGCGCCACTTTCTGCCTCTCGGACACACAAATGAAAATTCTTGCAGATCAAAATATGCCATTGGTTGAGCAGTACTTTGCCGATTTTGGTGATGTTGAGCGATTTGATGGCCGTAATCTTCAACCCGAGCAGCTAGTCGGGGTCGATATCTTGTTAACCCGCTCTGTTACCAATGTAGATAAAGCCTTACTCACTCAAGCAGATAAATTAAAATTTGTGGGCACAGCAACCATAGGTGTTGATCACATTGATACCGAGTTACTTGCTGAGCGAAATATCGCATTTAGCAGCGCACCAGGTTGTAATGCTGTGGCGGTTGCTGAGTATGTTATTAGCTGCTTGTATGCCTTGAGCCAAGAAAATGCCAGTTCATTACAAGGTAAAACCATCGGCATAGTGGGTGTTGGCAGTATAGGTAGCTGTTTACGTGATAAGCTTAGCCTGCTTGGTATGAATGTATTGTTATGTGACCCTCCAAAGCATGAAGCCGGTGAACTTGCAGAGCATATTGAGTTAGATA
Above is a window of Pseudoalteromonas shioyasakiensis DNA encoding:
- a CDS encoding SDR family oxidoreductase, producing the protein MKTLIIGATGQIGKMTTEKMLASGHDVVALVRDKRKLSALESSHLTIVEQDLENDFSRAFEGVEQVIFSAGSGGATGADKTLLIDLWAAVKAINYAVDAKVKHFIMVSSIGADAPDNIESSIKPYLVAKHMADQHLINSELNYSIVRPGTLLNDAATGLLTTTRPATRQDAVINREDVADTLLYLTEHTPKKPQVFELFNGDKSIDSLLSD
- a CDS encoding OmpA family protein produces the protein MKIYSNLLVVLTLAFCNAVSANQWLSPYPNSEVEKSVKLSGEQTQLMSQFDGSKKSAERFSYTDFIGDVNHTLYEISNIATLKVFENYKHALLTDGFNIVYSCQLDACGDSSDFAEEVGYFQLYNYHRKPYYLLATKGEKPEFAVSLFVGQYNSKTRVMSSSIAIKELETGLIKANTAAFAKQQSNPVSKAPKDDIRGSSDHPLLSRYPGSFIEAYEQIDYEEFSLPTGIFNRKNKALPAEDVTGDITRITYEIRKVSTLKVFHNYLSALTKEGFETVFSCERQACGDDRKAIQALGDHLSVKQVYNYYRQPRYQLMKSTIESQTTFVAFFVGNYQGTTRVQLVIIRTEPLQGDLVKTNPDQVLKQLEQKGKAAIYGIYFDHDKSDIKPESAESLKVIADVLNKNNSLNLYVVGHTDDKGSPEYNLGLSSKRAKAVVKALVSQYGIKESRLIGYGVGPYAPAANNKNDLGRQLNRRVELVERLSN
- the mnmC gene encoding bifunctional tRNA (5-methylaminomethyl-2-thiouridine)(34)-methyltransferase MnmD/FAD-dependent 5-carboxymethylaminomethyl-2-thiouridine(34) oxidoreductase MnmC is translated as MIKNAHIHFNHLGTPVADQFDDVYFSNDDGLAESHYVFYQQNHIPQRLQNHDRNHFAIAETGFGTGLNFLNTWQHFAAHLDRQHAEQEVQNQPDHSGKKSVTRLHFISFEKFPIKRDDLAQALKAWPSLSKYSEQLIAQYPINLAGCHRLEFAGGKLILDLYFGDVQDSIDAMSYPSEGVIDAWYLDGFAPSKNPDMWQQSLFNKMRAISRANATLATFTAAGFVRRGLIEAGFSMSKAKGYGKKREMLIGELTEPNEQQSGPAYFAHQQSKLSNVAVIGGGIASSSVLYSLAKRGLKATLFCQDEALAMGASHNVQGAVYPHLQAKNSPHSEMFAHSFLYAMRLYQQLLDDGFNYPHQWCGVLQHAVKQGLADKHQNLADKELWPAELMRNVSAEEGDEIAGVETGYSGVFFAKGGWVNPPALVTALFNAANSLTATTNNKMDSHFNCHIEKLEKTADGWLLHSKEQTFGPFSDVINCAGEHSDQFSQTQALPVVGVRGQVSHVQASEQSKRLKTVLCHKGYFTPEYQGHHCMGATFEKNSKSREVKEQDNHTNREQLLNFYPNCEFANSLGEISGAKAAVRCTFIDHLPMAGEWAEQSDYVSAFANLRVGKRYQYQTLTKPHQGLHVLTGFGARGLCSAPLCAEHLIACLNNEPRPFSERVSQAIHPARFIVRDLIRNKI
- the fabB gene encoding beta-ketoacyl-ACP synthase I, whose product is MRRAVITGIGVVSSIGNNKEEVLESLKQGRSGIAFNQEFADYNLRSNVSGKIDIDVKEFVDRKAMRFMGDAAAYAYISMSQAIADAGLSEDQVSNERTGLLVGSGGGSSKWQVEAADILREKGVKRVGPYMVPRTMASTTSACLATPFKIKGVNYSLSSACATSAHCIGHAVEQIQLGKQDVIFAGGGEELHWTLAMEFDAMGALSTKYNETPEKASRTYDANRDGFVISGGGGIVVVEELEHALARGAHIYAEITGYGATSDGYDMVAPSGEGAVRCMKQAMQDLEGGIDYLNTHGTSTPVGDVKELGAIQEVFGGNSPMISATKAMTGHALGAAGVHEAIFSLLMLENNFVAPSINIDELDEQAEGLNIVTERKDVELNTVMSNSFGFGGTNATLVMSKYKG